The nucleotide window CCGCAAACAGCTACTCGGCAAAATAGCGCCCATAAATCTCGTCGATCCGGCCGGCCTCGTGGGCGCCGATCAGGGCAATGGTGAGCGGACGCGCCAATGGGCTGCCGCTGGGCAGGCCGAAGCCATATTTATCCGGCTCGAAAATGGCGCCGACCACGCTGATGGCCTGTTCGGGATGGCTATGGGCGTAATATTCCAGCACCGGTGCATCGGCAACGATGGCGTCGATCCGCCCCGCGGTCAGCGCAGCAACGGCGCCTTCGACATCGGCGTAGCGGCGCGGCCGCATTCCCGCATTCTGCAAATAGGTCTCGGCTACGCTCCCCTCGAACGCGCCCACGGCCTTGCCCGGCAGGTCCGAAACACCATCGATCTCGGTGGTCAGTGCCAGCGTCGTCATCACGCTCGTCACCGAGGAGGTCACATAGGCCAGCACAGCCACGCCGCAGACAAGCCACAGCGCCTGCCAGATGCGTCCCAGCCAGCCGAACAGGTTCTTGCGCGACGGTGAGCGCCCCGAGGTCGCCACCGACATCACCGTATAAAAACTCTCCGCCACCCCATCGCGCCAGCCCTTGGGGAAATTCTTGTCGAAGCGCCGGTCGAACAGGGTCAGCAGCAGCGTCGCCAAAAGGATCACCCCGCCAATCCAGGCATAGGCGCGCAAATGGCCTGATGTGGCCAGGCCCTGCACGATGCTCCAGAAGCTTGCGCCGGCATCGTCATGCACCATCACCCGCAGCCCCGCATCGAACCAGGGATGGGTAAACTCGATCCGCTCGGCCCGGTCCCGGGTGATCGTGAGATTAGTGACTGCGACATCGACGGCGGACGTCTCGGTGGCGGTCACCAGCGCCGACAGCGTCGGGAAAACCTCGTAATTATAGGCAAGGCCAAGCTCGTCGGCCAAAAGCGTCCACAGATCGATGGCCATGCCGGTATAGGCGCCATCCTGTTCCATGACGAAAGGCGGGCTGAGATAGAGCCCGACCGCCAGCCGCTCGTCCCCGTCCGGCCCCGCCTCCAGCTCCTGCGCCGCAATGGGGCCGTAGAGCGCCAACAAGGCAAGCAGCACAATGGAGCGAAAAAGGGCGATCATGGGCAGGCGATAACGTCCCCGGCGCGGCTGGCATTATGGTGGTGCCATCAGCCTAGCAACTCACTCCCGGCACGGCCACCCTTGCCACAAAGCGTTTCCAGCAAAAGTGGTCACGGTTTTGCGGTTCGGAAACGCAACAAACAAGCGCTTAGAGCAATTTCGACGTTTCAACGAAACGGTGAAATGCCCTAACGCAATTTCAGGCTCGACAGACCGATCAGCGCCAAAACGAAGGAAATGATCCAGAACCGGATCACCACCTGGCTTTCGGTCCAGCCCAGATGCTCGAAATGGTGGTGGATCGGCGCCATGCGGAAGACCCGCTTACCCGTCAGCCGG belongs to Devosia sp. XK-2 and includes:
- a CDS encoding transporter substrate-binding domain-containing protein, producing the protein MIALFRSIVLLALLALYGPIAAQELEAGPDGDERLAVGLYLSPPFVMEQDGAYTGMAIDLWTLLADELGLAYNYEVFPTLSALVTATETSAVDVAVTNLTITRDRAERIEFTHPWFDAGLRVMVHDDAGASFWSIVQGLATSGHLRAYAWIGGVILLATLLLTLFDRRFDKNFPKGWRDGVAESFYTVMSVATSGRSPSRKNLFGWLGRIWQALWLVCGVAVLAYVTSSVTSVMTTLALTTEIDGVSDLPGKAVGAFEGSVAETYLQNAGMRPRRYADVEGAVAALTAGRIDAIVADAPVLEYYAHSHPEQAISVVGAIFEPDKYGFGLPSGSPLARPLTIALIGAHEAGRIDEIYGRYFAE